GCTGGAGGACTCGTAACCGGAGTATTACAAGCTATATCGATGTCGAACACCGGTGGAGCATGGGATAATGCCAAGAAATATATCGAGAAAGGAGAGCACGGTGGTAAAGGCTCAGACGCTCATAAAGCCTCTGTCATCGGAGACACTATCGGCGACCCGCTAAAAGATACCAGCGGACCAAGCCTGAATATTCTTATTAAGCTGATGTCAATAGTATCTCTAGTCCTTGTCATTGTCCTCGCAGCACGCGCAGGCTAAACTTTTTGGTAATGACTATATATAGTAGATAGTTATAGCGTAGAGCGCACAGGAATTACCTGTCTGTTCTACGCTATTTTTTTTGGAGATGATGACCATGAAGAAGGAACTAAGATATTCACAGCCTCGTGATTGTGAAGATCGTGACAATATAATACCAAAACAGTGGCTGAGCCCTTTGTTTAGATGGCCGCTAAGGGTTATTATGTTGCCGTTCGTCGCCCTCGACATGGCGGCAAATAAGATTGCTTCGTCGATAGTCAGACCTCCACGTCGTAAGACAGGGAAATGTGCGCGTTGTGGGAAATGCTGCCATTATATCCTTATAACAGCACCAAGGTCATTTCTAGGAAAAGGACACCTCGTATGGAATACACAGGTTAATGGTTTCTACCTAAGAAATACCGACCCTGTCGATGTCGATGGCGAAAAAATGCTCGTCGTAAGCTGTAGGTACCTTATGAAAAACGGCAAGTGCGGATGCCATATCCTTCGACCACTAGTATGTCGGCAGTGGCCGAGAATAGAACGCTTCGGAAAAGAACAAATCACCGAAGGGTGTAGTTATCACAGACAAGAGCGCCAATAAAGCTCTATTGTGAGAGACGTTGCAACGCTATATCTTTTACAGCATTTTCTCTAAAGCTTTTTCTGTCGCGGCTGTTTGACTCTTCTAATGCCTTCGAGAGCTTGTTTATTATCCAGATGGTACTTTCAAAAAGATTTATAAGAGCTAGAAGGTCGACCTTCTCGACAGCATCGATGTCTTGAGGGTATTCACGGCGGATCTCTTTCATTATATCAGTACGGTCGTCTTGCGTTATCTTAAGAAGAACGTCGTGGTAAAATTCTTCATGAGGCTCGCGTAAGACGTCGAGCGTAGACAATATCATAGTGTCAGTGGCTTCGCCGAAGGTTAAAAGCTTTGCAGCAAGATCAGGATTTCCGACGAGCTCTTTCCTGAGCTTGTCGATGATAGTCATAAGCCTATAGACATTGTCTTCTAGGGAAGCCGTAAGGTTGAGGCATTTTATCTTGGCCAAAATCTGTGACGAAAGCTGCTCGTTGTAGTTGTTGCGGTTCAAAAGATCGGAGAAAACGGAAAGAATTATCTCGAAGTTCTTCTCGAGGTCGCGGTGGAGGTTGTTATATAACGAAGGAAATTTCAGGCTCTTTCCCGAACGGGCATTTTTCATGTATTTAGGAAGATATCCTACAAGACGTAGACTCTCCTTGTCAATAAGGGCTATGGTGCTGTGGGGGTCGTCGAGAATCTGTGAAGGTATGTTCACAGAAGGAACCTCCTCAGCTTCGGCTTTCCTCATAAGCTTTTCAAGAAAACGTTCTATAGGGACAATGCTCAACGAAAGAAGTATCGCCGTGATGATGTGATACGAAAAATTTATGTTCGCCATAACAATTTTAGGCATCGGATGTCCTATGCCGCCGAGAGCTTTAACAAAAGAAAGATGCGTCAGCGTCTCTGTTAAGAATAAAACTACTCCGATGGTCATGGCAGCAGCGTAGAAAATAGGAAGAACGGCGAGGGTTTGCTTGAAACGATCTTTGAAAGCAGGAAGATACAAAATCTTTAATATTGCCTCAGCAGCATATATGCCAAAAGCAAACAATATCGCCTGGTCGATAGTGAAGATGCCAGAGCCTATAAAACTGAGATTGACGACAAGAGCACCGAAAAGACTCTGAGCACATATAAGAAAAAGAAAACCAGCAACAAAGGCGAGATACGGATAAGCCTGAGCATAGACAACGATGTTGTCAAACCAAGGATACTCGACGAGAACCTTCGAGCTGCTCTTGATAAGCTGTATGCCAAATAAAACAACGCTCAAATAAAATATCGACGTCGCCATAGTAACAAAACGCCGTGGCTTGTCGAGAGCAAAAGATATCCCAGAAATACCAAGCATCATCAAAACCGCTACCTCGATGTTGAAGCCCGCAACATATATGTAAAAACATGCGCCAACACGACTCCATATCGTTATCATCAATGCCTTGCGAAGGTCTATAGCTTTTACAGTAGCTAAACTAGCAGAAATACACGGCGTAAGAAATGTGTTGCCGGCAGTGAAAAGACTCAAAATTATACCCCAAAAACCTGCAGCAAAACTGTTGGGAGTGAAACGCATCATAAGATCGCGAACACGGTCGCTGGTAAGCTGGTGAATAGTACCGGAAAAAAGTTTTATGCCGACAAGAAAAAATGCAAAACCTGCAACGAAACCTGCAAGAGTTTCCATATAACACCTCGAAAAAGTATATTCATTGGCACTGTAACAAAAATATCAATATATAATCATATAAAAAAAGCCCCTGAGACATAAATCCCAGAGGCTAATACCAATGACATGAAATAAACTCGCAAATTGGCTCCAAGATTTTTGTGCAGAACATTGCGCGGAGATCGCAGCAAACATTTATGTGTTAGCAAGATCGAGCGTGATGTTCTGCGCAAAAAAGATGGAGATGAATTTGCAGGTTTATTTTATGGATTTGGTATAAGATGCTGGAAACAAAATAACGCTACTTGTCGACACGACGCTTGATAGGGACAGGGACAGGAACAAGCTCGCGTGTTGTTCGTTGAGGACGACGGATAAGAGGTATTAATCTAGTCCAACGCTTGCTTTTTCTTCTTCTTTCTGGTGTAGTCATCGCCGCCTCTCCTTATGATTTTATGGTTTGTGATCTCCATATTACAATGCAATTACCGTGCCAAAAATTATAAAGCAGAAGCTTTTTTTTCGTGACAAAAACGACAGTAATGCCAATCATAGAAGACATGAGCGTTATCGATGCAGAATTTTCAGATTTTTTGTTGTATATCTCTTCGGAAAAGGGCCTTGCCCTCAACACCATAGAGAGCTATCGCCGTGATATAGAGTCTTTCGTAAAACACCTCGCCCTTAGCAATATCGAAGATTTCCGCGACGTCACCCACGAAAACATCGTATCATTTCTTGCCACTCTTAAAGCCAAAGGCTACGCCAGCGCAACACTATATCGTACATTTATAACAATACGCGTGCTATTCCGCTTCCTTAAGCGTGAAGGTGTCATCACCACTGACATCACAATATATATGGCTGCGCCAAAACAATGGGATTTCATACCCGAGGTCCTCACCGTTGAAGAAGTCGAAGCCCTTATCGCACAGCCCGACATCACCGACAGAATCGGCTCCCGCGATAAAGCAATAATAGAGATACTATACTCCAGCGGACTTAGAGTGTCGGAGCTATGCTCACTAAGCATATACGACATCGACGACACCGTAATCCGCGTAAAAGGTAAAGGCGGAAAAGAACGTATGGTGCCCATCGGAACAAAAGCACTAGAAGCCCTAGACCACTACCTACTAAATCATCGTGGTGAAGACGCCGACCCCGCAGCACCGATATTCGTAACGAAAAAAGGCTCTCGCGTCGATAGAACAGCAATATGGCGTATGATAAAGAAATACGTACGCTACGCCGACATAGAGAAAAACGTATCTCCACATACACTTAGACACTCTTTCGCGACACACCTCCTTGATAACGGTGCCGATCTCCGCGTCATACAGGAAATGCTCGGACATGCCACTATCGCCACAACAGACCGCTATACGCATATCAGCAATAAACACCTAACCGAATCCTTCGAAGCATTCAGCCCGTCAAGGGGCTCCGATTAAGGGTCTCCGCGCCCCTTAATAATCCCGCGGCAAGGGGAAATATCCCCTTGCAACCCCGCGACAAAATCAAATAGTGAAGGCGAAACGCCTTAAATATTTGCCTTGTCTCTGCCGTCATCACCACCGTTACACCGTGGTGATTAGTAATAAGGACAAGCCTGACAATATTATATCCCGCTGAGGAGAGGATTTTTGCGGTCCAGCAAAAATCGCCGATGGCGGGAGAGAAGGCAATTGTGGGAGAACGTTCAAAGCTCTCAAGACGAAGAAAACAGATCTTCTTGGTACAATCTATTACAAAAGCGTCTTATTTTGTCGCAAAATAAGACGCTTTTGTAATTAGGTGTCCAGAGGAAACTTGTTTCCTTTGGCAGGGGGAGTTTGAGGGGGACAGCGTTCCCCCTCAAGAAGAGATTTTTTTGTGGAGTAATGAGTTGACGACTTGCGGTGATGCTTTGCCATTGGAGAGTTTCATTACGGCGCCGACGAGGGAGCCGAAGGCGCGTTTGTTTCCGGCTTTGTAGTTTTCTATGGCTTGTGTATTTTCTGCGATGACGGCATCGACGAGTTTTTCTATCTCTTCTTCGTCGTGGACTGGCTGGTATTCGGGGTTTTCTGCGACGATATCGGCAGGGCTTTTTTCTGGTGCTGAGAGCATATCGTCGGCGACTTTTTTCGCTATCTTTCCGGTGATGGTACCTTCGTCGATAAGGTTTACTAGAGATGCTACGTTTTTGGCGCTGATGCCACTGTCGGTGATATTTTTGCCGGTATCTTTCAGACGCCCAGCGAACTCTACGATGATCCAGCTGCACAGGTTTTTTGCATTGGAGCAAGCCTTCAGACCTTCTTCGAAGTAGTCGGCGATGGTTTTCTCGCTGACGAGGAACGCGGCGTTTTTATGTGAAAGATCATAGTCGGAGAGGTAGCGTTTTTCCTTGTCGTAGGGCAGCTCTGGAAGCGTTTTGCGTATGTCTTTGATGTATTCGTCGGAGAGCTGTATCGGTAAGAGGTCTGGCTCAGGGAAATACCTGTAATCGTGGGCCTCTTCTTTGCGGCGCATGAGTACCGTCTTTTTATTCTCGCTGTCCCAGCGATATGTCGCTGACGTTATGACTTCGCTATGGTCTTTGTCACCGTTCTTGATATATTCCTTGATCTGCCGGTGTATCTCGGCGTCGACGGCCATCTCCATGAAAGAGAAAGAGTTCATGTTCTTTATCTCTATCTTATTCCTAAGGGCTTTTTCGCCTTTCTTCCTTACAGATATATTTGCGTCGAAACGTAAAGACCCTTCTTCCATGTTACAGTCCGAAGCATCGATGTAATGCATTATCGCGCGTATCATCGTAGCATACGCCACGGCTTCTTGCGGAGAATGCATGCACGGCTCGGAGACGATCTCTAGAAGAGGAATTCCTGCTCTGTTGTAGTCGACGCCGGCGAAAGTAGAGAAGTGTTTTAGCATCCCAGCATCGTCTTCGAGGTGGGCACTCTCAATGGCGAAGGTCATAGGCACGTCGCCAACGTCGGCAGTGACGGTGCCACCACGAAGTATAGGCTCGAAAAACTGTGTTATCTGGTAGTTCCTTGGTGTGTCGGGATAGAAATACGACTTCCTGTCAAAGGTGCTGAAGTGTTGGACGTCACCACCGACGGCACAGCCGAAACGTACGGCTTTCTCGACAGCAGCTTCATTGAGCACAGGCAAAGCTCCAGGCTCTCCAGTACATACTCCAGTGATGTTGGTGTTGGGCTCGTCGCCGAACCTGTTAGGGGCACCGCTGAATAGCTTCGATGCCGTGTTGAGGCCTACATGGATTTCTAGACCTATTACCGCTTCCCAGCCTTCGGGGATATTATATGACATTTACTTGCCCTCCGTGATAATAGATGGTAGACATTCATGGTGGCTTGTAGCCTGTTGGTATGCGTATGACATATGACATACGCGAGAGTCTTCAAGAAGAGGTCCCGTGAACTGTATCCCCAAGGGCAAGCCATTCTTTGCGAAACCCGACGGTACGCTCATCGCAGGGACGCCGGCAAGGTTCGCCGCTATGGTGTATATGTCAGAGAGATACATCTGCATAGGGTCTTTCACGGCGTCGAGCTCGAAAGCAGGGAATGGCGATGTCGGCAACGATATTATGTCGCACGTCTTGAAGGCTTCGTTGAACTTATCTATGATGAGAGTGCGTATCTTCTGCGCCTTATGGTAATAAGCATCTTGGAATCCCGACGATAAGACGTATGTCCCCAAAATAATCCTTCTTTTTACCTCGAAGCCAAAACCCTCTTCTTTAGAAAGGTCGTAAATCTCGTCGAGAGTCTTCGCCTGTGAAGATCGTAGGCCATAACGTATCCCGTCAAAACGTGCTAGGTTCGTCGAAGCCTCCGCCGTGGCAAGGATGTAGTATAGCGCTATAGAATATTTCAAGATCGAAAGGTCGACGTCAACGACTTTTGCACCAAGGCCCTTAAGGACGTCGATGGAAGCATAGAAATTTTCGCGTACCTCAGGAGATGCTTCGTCGAGAAGATGGTCGGGGACGCCTATCGTCATGCCAGAAACATCGGCACTGTCAAGACCAGAAACGATATCATCAGCACCACGGGGGATGCTTGTAGAGTCTTTGTCACAATGCTGACCAAGGACCTCCATAACCATGGCAATGTCGCGAGAATCATGGGCGATAGGGCCTATCTGGTCGAAAGAAGAGGCGAAAGCAACAAGACCATAACGCGATACACGGCCGTACGTCGGCTTGTAGCCAGCAACACCACACAACGCCGCAGGCTGGCGTATCGACCCGCCAGTGTCGCTGCCTAGTGCTATAGGACACATCCGCGCAGCAACGGCAGCAGCAGAACCTCCAGACGACCCGCCAGGAACACAACGTAGATTCCAGGGGTTGTGCGTCGTCTTCAACGCAGAATATTCGCACGACGAACCCATGGAAAATTCGTCCATATTTGTCTTGCCGATGATTATAGCATCTTCCTCTTCAAGAAGACGTACCACCGTAGCATCGAAAGGAGCAACGTAATTTTCAAGGAACTTCGATGCGCAAGATGTTATCTCGTCTTTTATATGTGTGTTGTCTTTTATCGCTATGGGGACGCCGGCGAGCTTGCCAAGAGAAGCGCCAGAGGCACGCTTAGCGTCGAGAGCAGCAGCCTTAGCGCGGGCACGCTCGTCGAAGACCTTCAAGAAAGCGCCGACATCACCGTCGATATCAGCGATGTGAGCAAGGAAAGACTCGATGATCTCTACGGCAGAGACTTCTCCCGAACAAAAACGACGGTGTAATTCTGATGCTGAAAGGCGATACATAATAAATCCTGATATAAGTTAAGAAGATTTTTTAATAACAGAAGGAACACGGACCATGCCGCCGACCTTGTCAGGAGCATTCCTCATAAAAACATCACGAGGAGTGACGTCGCCAGGAACATCAGCACGCATACAGTTGACCATATCGCTGATGACATGATTGCAAGGATCAACACCTTCAGTGTCGACCTCATGGAGCAACTCCACATAATCAAGGATTTTTCCGAGGTCGTTAAGAAGACGCTCCTCGTCGTCTTCGGTGCAGTGTATCCTGCATAACGATGCAAGACGCTTTAAAAGCTTGCGGTTAAGTTCCGACATGACAACTCCTCTTTTTACAGGTGCCAAAAATTATGACTCTTTCTATAATAGCCTGAAATAAAACAATATGATAACCGTTTATACAATAAATCGCAAGATGAGAGATAGACGAAAAACTGAGGTATGATATGAATGCACTAATACTAGATCCGGATTTATTAAAACACCCATTCCACTCTTTTGGGCAAGAGGGTGGAAATTGTTCAGAAATACGAGATGTGTATGACAGGACAGCTGCCGTAGGAAATATAGAGCAGGTAACAAAAGTAGCGAAAATAGTATTTAGAGATCAGGAAGCTGTTGTTGAGAAAACAAGACAGCAAGGACGACCATTAGAAAGTAAAAGACATTCAAAAGGTCAGGCTAGAGATGGAATAGAAAGAAATAGTGGTGTAGTTGGAGCAAAGATAAAGAAAGAAGGCATAAAAAGCGTTAAGGATATGCTGGTTAAAAAAGTGGAAGACAAGGCGAGAGAAATAAAATGGTTGTTCAGAGTTGCCGAATCGGAAAAATACAAGCGCTTTTTGACATCGGTAAGTAGCATAACGTGTGAAGTCAGGCTTTTGACAGCTGCCGAAAAAGATGAATATGTAGACAGGAAACAGGAAGAATGGCGAAAAGAAAAAATAGAAGATTTGGCGAATAGAGTGTTTGTTCAGCAGGAAGAGGATAGATTAACAATACGCCTTTCAAAGAAAGAAATTAAACATACAGTTCTAAAAGAACAAAAAATGGCGGAAGCAGAGCAAATAAGACAGTTTCCGGAAAAAGATCGCTGGGGCAAAAAACATTCAGGAAATCCTTTTGCAACTCTAGAAGATGATGTGTCAGATTGCTAGATGTAATAATAAAAGTTTTCACTTTTTTGTCGATATCTTATAACATAAAAAATATGTTGATATAATAATGAGGTGTAAAGGTCATGAAAGCCAATAAATTTATAATGTTCTTCATCGCTATGGCGATGATATTCGTCGTAGCGCAAAGCACAACACTTAACGCTATAACATATACCACCAACGGCAAAACCCTCGACACCACTGGCGACGACGAAGAAGATGTCGAAGTGTATTATAACCCAGGATGGGTGACGAATACCCTCGACGAGCGTGGCGTATGGGTTGGTAATGATGATTTCGATGACCTAACAAAAAATCTGCGCATCGTAGCACAGGTTATCGTCCCCGAAGGCGAAGAACTGCCAATGACCAGCAACGCTCTACGAAAAAGCGTACAACGGCTCTTCGGCGAAGAGGTCTTCAACACCGAAGTTGGATTTTCGCCGAAGAATATGCTTCCATTCCTACACGCTTCTCTAGTAATAGTACCCTCGGGGGTGACGTATATCATGACGTGTACAGTGCGACTCGTCGAAGACGTCACAATAAAACGTGACTCGTGGGCTCAAGACTTCACATGGCAGGCGATAACATGGGAGAAAGAAAAACTCTTCATTTCGCGACGCGGACGCATAGAGAAAGATGTCAACACAGCCCTAGCCTCTATAATAGATGACTTCACACAACAATATATCTCGGATATCGCCATGCGTAAAGAGATCGACGACGAAGATGCCGCCATAGAAAGCGAAGTCGAAAAAGAACAGCGCCTACTAGAAGAGCAGATCAAAGAATTCCGCGAAGATATCGAACAATACATAGAACATTGATCATTGATCATTGAGCATTGATTTTACTATCTTGATCGTAGTTTCCCCGACCAATTGAGTTTCTCGCGAAGTGTCGTGAAGAAATCGTGCCTGTCGAGACATACCAACTTGAAAGTCCTCTCAGAACGCGACACCGTAATAGCATCACCAGTAGCCATTGTAAACGACGCTATGCC
The sequence above is drawn from the Waddliaceae bacterium genome and encodes:
- the xerD gene encoding site-specific tyrosine recombinase XerD; this encodes MSVIDAEFSDFLLYISSEKGLALNTIESYRRDIESFVKHLALSNIEDFRDVTHENIVSFLATLKAKGYASATLYRTFITIRVLFRFLKREGVITTDITIYMAAPKQWDFIPEVLTVEEVEALIAQPDITDRIGSRDKAIIEILYSSGLRVSELCSLSIYDIDDTVIRVKGKGGKERMVPIGTKALEALDHYLLNHRGEDADPAAPIFVTKKGSRVDRTAIWRMIKKYVRYADIEKNVSPHTLRHSFATHLLDNGADLRVIQEMLGHATIATTDRYTHISNKHLTESFEAFSPSRGSD
- a CDS encoding Na/Pi cotransporter family protein, whose protein sequence is METLAGFVAGFAFFLVGIKLFSGTIHQLTSDRVRDLMMRFTPNSFAAGFWGIILSLFTAGNTFLTPCISASLATVKAIDLRKALMITIWSRVGACFYIYVAGFNIEVAVLMMLGISGISFALDKPRRFVTMATSIFYLSVVLFGIQLIKSSSKVLVEYPWFDNIVVYAQAYPYLAFVAGFLFLICAQSLFGALVVNLSFIGSGIFTIDQAILFAFGIYAAEAILKILYLPAFKDRFKQTLAVLPIFYAAAMTIGVVLFLTETLTHLSFVKALGGIGHPMPKIVMANINFSYHIITAILLSLSIVPIERFLEKLMRKAEAEEVPSVNIPSQILDDPHSTIALIDKESLRLVGYLPKYMKNARSGKSLKFPSLYNNLHRDLEKNFEIILSVFSDLLNRNNYNEQLSSQILAKIKCLNLTASLEDNVYRLMTIIDKLRKELVGNPDLAAKLLTFGEATDTMILSTLDVLREPHEEFYHDVLLKITQDDRTDIMKEIRREYPQDIDAVEKVDLLALINLFESTIWIINKLSKALEESNSRDRKSFRENAVKDIALQRLSQ
- the gatA gene encoding Asp-tRNA(Asn)/Glu-tRNA(Gln) amidotransferase subunit GatA; protein product: MYRLSASELHRRFCSGEVSAVEIIESFLAHIADIDGDVGAFLKVFDERARAKAAALDAKRASGASLGKLAGVPIAIKDNTHIKDEITSCASKFLENYVAPFDATVVRLLEEEDAIIIGKTNMDEFSMGSSCEYSALKTTHNPWNLRCVPGGSSGGSAAAVAARMCPIALGSDTGGSIRQPAALCGVAGYKPTYGRVSRYGLVAFASSFDQIGPIAHDSRDIAMVMEVLGQHCDKDSTSIPRGADDIVSGLDSADVSGMTIGVPDHLLDEASPEVRENFYASIDVLKGLGAKVVDVDLSILKYSIALYYILATAEASTNLARFDGIRYGLRSSQAKTLDEIYDLSKEEGFGFEVKRRIILGTYVLSSGFQDAYYHKAQKIRTLIIDKFNEAFKTCDIISLPTSPFPAFELDAVKDPMQMYLSDIYTIAANLAGVPAMSVPSGFAKNGLPLGIQFTGPLLEDSRVCHMSYAYQQATSHHECLPSIITEGK
- the gatC gene encoding Asp-tRNA(Asn)/Glu-tRNA(Gln) amidotransferase subunit GatC, translating into MSELNRKLLKRLASLCRIHCTEDDEERLLNDLGKILDYVELLHEVDTEGVDPCNHVISDMVNCMRADVPGDVTPRDVFMRNAPDKVGGMVRVPSVIKKSS
- the gatB gene encoding Asp-tRNA(Asn)/Glu-tRNA(Gln) amidotransferase subunit GatB, which translates into the protein MSYNIPEGWEAVIGLEIHVGLNTASKLFSGAPNRFGDEPNTNITGVCTGEPGALPVLNEAAVEKAVRFGCAVGGDVQHFSTFDRKSYFYPDTPRNYQITQFFEPILRGGTVTADVGDVPMTFAIESAHLEDDAGMLKHFSTFAGVDYNRAGIPLLEIVSEPCMHSPQEAVAYATMIRAIMHYIDASDCNMEEGSLRFDANISVRKKGEKALRNKIEIKNMNSFSFMEMAVDAEIHRQIKEYIKNGDKDHSEVITSATYRWDSENKKTVLMRRKEEAHDYRYFPEPDLLPIQLSDEYIKDIRKTLPELPYDKEKRYLSDYDLSHKNAAFLVSEKTIADYFEEGLKACSNAKNLCSWIIVEFAGRLKDTGKNITDSGISAKNVASLVNLIDEGTITGKIAKKVADDMLSAPEKSPADIVAENPEYQPVHDEEEIEKLVDAVIAENTQAIENYKAGNKRAFGSLVGAVMKLSNGKASPQVVNSLLHKKISS